A stretch of Desulfobacter hydrogenophilus DNA encodes these proteins:
- a CDS encoding D-2-hydroxyacid dehydrogenase gives MKIVVLDGYTLNPGDLSWEKFSEFGDLQVYDRTNPEDIQKRTADANIVLINKTVLTAEDIAAMNKVEYIGVLATGVNVVDLEYTKKAGITVTNVPGYSGSSSAQMVFALILELTNRVGHHSQTVTDGKWSESKDFCYWDYPLVELEGITLGIVGYGGIGKAVARLGLAFGMNILIYNRSVPPDLPEGITYSDLDNLIKSSDIISLHCPLTPQTKGMINKDTLAQMKKTAYLVNTSRGPLIVENDLASFLNEGRIAGAAMDVLEKEPPEKSCPLLTAKNCYITPHFAWATLASRERLMSIAVENIKSYLAGKPQNLVPRK, from the coding sequence ATGAAAATAGTTGTTCTTGATGGATATACGCTAAATCCGGGGGATCTTAGCTGGGAAAAATTTTCGGAATTTGGTGATTTACAAGTTTACGACAGAACAAACCCGGAAGACATCCAAAAACGAACGGCTGATGCTAATATTGTGTTGATAAATAAAACCGTGCTGACGGCCGAAGATATTGCGGCAATGAACAAGGTTGAGTATATCGGGGTTTTAGCAACAGGGGTGAATGTCGTCGACCTTGAATATACAAAAAAAGCGGGGATTACGGTGACCAACGTTCCGGGCTATTCCGGTTCTTCGTCAGCGCAAATGGTTTTTGCACTGATTCTGGAATTGACAAACAGAGTTGGACACCACAGTCAAACGGTGACAGACGGGAAATGGTCGGAATCAAAGGATTTCTGCTATTGGGATTATCCTTTGGTGGAATTGGAAGGCATTACCCTAGGTATTGTCGGTTATGGCGGTATCGGCAAAGCGGTAGCGCGACTCGGATTGGCTTTCGGGATGAATATTCTGATCTACAACCGTTCTGTTCCCCCTGATCTTCCCGAGGGAATCACCTATTCGGATCTGGATAATCTGATCAAATCCAGCGATATCATATCCCTGCATTGTCCGTTGACGCCCCAGACAAAAGGAATGATTAATAAGGATACCCTGGCTCAAATGAAAAAAACAGCCTATTTGGTCAACACCTCCCGGGGACCGCTGATTGTGGAAAACGACTTGGCTTCCTTTTTAAATGAAGGTCGTATTGCCGGGGCTGCAATGGATGTTCTTGAGAAAGAACCCCCGGAGAAGTCCTGCCCGTTGCTAACGGCTAAAAACTGTTACATTACGCCCCATTTTGCCTGGGCAACGCTTGCATCAAGGGAAAGACTGATGTCCATAGCCGTTGAAAATATAAAAAGCTATCTGGCAGGAAAACCTCAAAATTTAGTTCCCAGAAAATAA